A genomic window from Gemmatimonadaceae bacterium includes:
- the rpoB gene encoding DNA-directed RNA polymerase subunit beta, whose product MITQISFGKLETGMGMPHLLDIQTQAFQSLLQLDAAKHDREDVGLERVFKDLFPITDVHENFSLDFKRYTLGEPKYSVEECIERDMTYSAPLKATLVLTVYEENPVDGKKRLKNQIEKEVYLGELPLLTPLGTFVINGAERVIVSQLHRSPGVVFEESTHPNGQRLISSRIIPFRGSWVEFTVDIHDVVFVHIDKKKKFPATALLRAFGYGSNADIYRLFFGVRELDITKRKEGRDREVIGAIIAQDIELAGEATPEDAPKAKTKKARAERERAENVLLVKQGDELTEEVFNRLRRQKIDKVQVFASYQQVDLREELDAFERGDRTSARTIALEVVDPATGEVVAEPGQSLNVTMVKKLRKLELQKVSCFVASGRAESTLIRNTLAKDPTKSEDEALKQIYSLLRPGDAPNKETAKQALERLFFSPKRYDLGRVGRYKINQRLHLNTPMSHTVLSTEDFVAIIRYLVELHQGRGYVDDIDHLGNRRIRSVGELIANQFSVGLSRMARLVKERMSINQDSEKISLDDLVNARTVSAVIQAFFGSSQLSQFMDQTNPLAELTHKRRLSALGPGGLTRERAGFEVRDVHYSQYGRMCPIETPEGPNIGLITSLACFARVNDLGFVETPYIVVKNGKVTKEIAWLDANREEDAVIAQANARLNEDGTFAEELVLCRQQADVPLLPASRVDYMDVAPEQLVSIAAALIPFLEHDDANRALMGSNMQRQAVPLLNPQTPLVGTGLEEKVAVDSGATVIAKRAGTVTRVTADEIIVDAGAKGKDGEAPLQRLAAQDRYKLRKYRRTNQDTALNQRPLVKAGQKVKAGEVLADGAGTQFGQLALGSNVTVAFMPWYGHNFEDAIVLSERLVKDDVYSSIHIQEHELHVRDTKRGQEEITREIPNVSEESLVDLDERGIVRIGAHVRPGDILVGKITPKGETELSPEEKLLTAIFGEKAKDVKDSSLKVPPGVEGVVIDVKIFSRVEDQVVEKDRGERIGDVRRLEGEEKVRVNDVRDEEIKALLVGQKVALALQSGTVEEAIPAGTTLTEELLAGLRLATLDLKTFRVESKKVNEEVRRIIDAADEVKSKIEERAEMRIDQILKPDELPPGVIQLVKVYLAEKRKISVGDKMAGRHGNKGIVARIVPEEDMPFLPDGTPVDIVLNPLGVPSRMNVGQILETHLGWAAKILGFYAKTPVFQGANEREIGLCLRMAGLEWVRGALELETPAPGFTADELRSILDDLRPSQAEADKVELLHDATLNDLNGRGMSAPAKAAYQRAFEYLSGAAKELAARERVATQHAVAHHTAQLDAEDVTAAQKAELKKAIKELEKRAELDDAALLEAMGRPALSAMLGKKSEADLDAAARELMTVGGMMPGGKIRLRDGRTGETFANPVTVGQVYMLKLSHLVDDKIHARSIGPYSLVTQQPLAGKAQFGGQRFGEMEVWALEAYGAAHTLQEILTVKSDDVNGRSRVYEAIVKGQNLPEPGTPESFNVLVKELQALGIHVTMDSHAEGGHQGISSPFGTEE is encoded by the coding sequence ATGATCACGCAGATCTCCTTCGGAAAGCTCGAGACCGGGATGGGTATGCCCCATCTCCTCGACATCCAGACGCAGGCCTTCCAGTCGCTCCTCCAGCTCGACGCCGCGAAGCACGACCGCGAAGACGTCGGACTCGAGCGCGTCTTCAAGGATCTCTTCCCCATCACGGACGTCCACGAGAACTTCTCGCTGGACTTCAAGCGCTACACGCTCGGCGAGCCCAAGTACTCGGTCGAGGAGTGCATCGAGCGCGATATGACCTACTCGGCACCGCTGAAGGCGACGCTGGTGCTGACGGTCTATGAGGAGAACCCGGTCGACGGGAAGAAGCGCCTCAAGAACCAGATCGAGAAGGAGGTCTACCTCGGCGAGCTGCCCCTGCTCACGCCGCTGGGCACCTTCGTGATCAACGGCGCCGAGCGCGTGATCGTCTCGCAGCTGCACCGGTCGCCGGGCGTGGTGTTCGAGGAGAGCACGCACCCCAACGGCCAGCGCCTGATCTCGTCGCGGATCATCCCCTTCCGCGGCTCCTGGGTGGAGTTCACCGTGGACATCCACGACGTGGTCTTCGTCCACATCGACAAGAAGAAGAAGTTCCCGGCGACGGCGCTGTTGCGCGCCTTCGGCTACGGGTCGAACGCCGACATCTACCGCCTGTTCTTCGGCGTGCGCGAGCTGGACATCACGAAGCGCAAGGAAGGCCGTGACCGCGAGGTGATCGGTGCGATCATCGCGCAGGACATCGAGCTGGCCGGCGAGGCGACCCCCGAGGACGCCCCGAAGGCGAAGACGAAGAAGGCCCGCGCCGAGCGCGAGCGCGCCGAGAACGTGCTGCTCGTCAAGCAGGGCGACGAGCTCACGGAAGAGGTGTTCAACCGCCTGCGCCGCCAGAAGATCGACAAGGTGCAGGTGTTCGCTTCGTACCAGCAGGTGGACCTGCGCGAGGAGCTCGACGCCTTCGAGCGCGGCGACCGCACGTCGGCGCGCACGATCGCGCTCGAGGTCGTGGATCCGGCCACCGGCGAAGTCGTCGCCGAGCCGGGCCAGTCGCTGAACGTGACGATGGTCAAGAAGCTCCGGAAGCTCGAGCTGCAGAAGGTCTCCTGCTTCGTGGCCTCGGGCCGCGCCGAGAGCACGCTGATCCGCAACACGCTGGCCAAGGACCCGACCAAGTCGGAAGACGAGGCGCTCAAGCAGATCTACTCGCTGCTCCGTCCGGGCGACGCCCCGAACAAGGAGACGGCGAAGCAGGCGCTCGAGCGGCTGTTCTTCTCGCCGAAGCGCTACGACCTCGGCCGCGTGGGGCGCTACAAGATCAACCAGCGCCTGCACTTGAACACGCCGATGAGCCACACCGTCCTCTCGACCGAGGACTTCGTGGCCATCATCCGCTACCTGGTCGAGTTGCACCAGGGCCGCGGCTACGTCGACGACATCGACCACCTCGGCAACCGCCGCATCCGCTCGGTGGGCGAGCTCATCGCCAACCAGTTCTCCGTGGGCCTGTCGCGTATGGCGCGCCTGGTCAAGGAACGGATGAGCATCAACCAGGACAGCGAGAAGATCTCGCTGGACGACCTCGTGAACGCGCGCACCGTCTCGGCGGTGATCCAGGCGTTCTTCGGCTCGTCGCAGCTCTCGCAGTTTATGGACCAGACGAACCCGCTGGCCGAGCTGACGCACAAGCGCCGCCTGTCGGCGCTCGGACCGGGCGGCCTGACGCGCGAGCGCGCGGGCTTCGAGGTCCGCGACGTGCACTACTCGCAGTACGGGCGGATGTGCCCCATCGAGACGCCGGAAGGGCCGAACATCGGCCTGATCACGTCGCTGGCCTGCTTCGCACGGGTCAACGACCTCGGCTTCGTGGAGACGCCGTACATCGTGGTGAAGAACGGCAAGGTGACGAAGGAGATCGCCTGGCTGGACGCGAACCGCGAGGAAGACGCCGTCATCGCGCAGGCCAACGCGCGCCTGAACGAGGACGGGACATTCGCGGAAGAGTTGGTGCTCTGCCGCCAGCAGGCCGACGTGCCGCTGCTGCCGGCCAGCCGCGTGGACTATATGGACGTGGCGCCCGAGCAGTTGGTCTCGATCGCCGCGGCGCTGATTCCGTTCCTCGAGCACGACGACGCGAACCGCGCGCTGATGGGTTCGAATATGCAGCGCCAGGCGGTGCCGCTCCTCAACCCGCAGACGCCGCTGGTGGGCACCGGGCTGGAGGAGAAGGTGGCCGTGGACTCGGGCGCGACGGTGATCGCCAAGCGCGCCGGCACGGTGACGCGCGTGACGGCGGACGAGATCATCGTGGACGCCGGCGCCAAGGGCAAGGACGGCGAGGCGCCGTTGCAGCGGCTCGCGGCGCAGGACCGCTACAAGCTCCGCAAGTACCGCCGGACGAACCAGGACACGGCGCTGAACCAGCGTCCGCTGGTGAAGGCCGGCCAGAAGGTGAAGGCGGGCGAGGTGCTCGCCGACGGCGCCGGGACGCAGTTCGGCCAGCTCGCGCTGGGCTCGAACGTGACGGTGGCGTTTATGCCGTGGTACGGCCACAACTTCGAAGACGCCATCGTGCTCTCGGAGCGCCTGGTGAAGGACGACGTGTATTCGTCGATCCACATCCAGGAGCACGAACTCCACGTGCGCGACACGAAGCGCGGCCAGGAAGAGATCACGCGCGAGATCCCGAACGTCTCGGAGGAGTCCCTGGTGGACCTCGACGAGCGCGGCATCGTGCGCATCGGTGCGCACGTGCGCCCGGGTGACATCCTGGTCGGCAAGATCACGCCGAAGGGCGAGACCGAGCTGTCGCCGGAAGAGAAGCTGCTGACGGCGATCTTCGGCGAGAAGGCCAAGGACGTGAAGGACAGCTCGCTCAAGGTGCCCCCGGGCGTCGAGGGCGTGGTGATCGACGTGAAGATCTTCTCGCGCGTGGAAGACCAGGTGGTCGAGAAGGACCGCGGTGAGCGGATCGGCGACGTGCGCCGCCTCGAGGGCGAGGAGAAGGTGCGCGTGAACGACGTGCGCGACGAGGAGATCAAGGCCCTGCTGGTGGGCCAGAAGGTGGCGTTGGCGCTGCAGAGCGGGACGGTCGAGGAGGCCATCCCGGCGGGCACGACGCTGACCGAGGAGTTGCTCGCGGGCCTGCGCCTGGCGACGCTGGACCTCAAGACCTTCCGCGTCGAGAGCAAGAAGGTGAACGAGGAGGTCCGCCGCATCATCGACGCCGCCGACGAGGTGAAGTCGAAGATCGAGGAGCGGGCGGAGATGCGGATCGACCAGATCCTCAAGCCGGATGAACTGCCCCCGGGCGTCATCCAGCTGGTGAAGGTGTACCTGGCCGAGAAGCGCAAGATCTCGGTGGGCGACAAGATGGCCGGCCGCCACGGCAACAAGGGCATCGTGGCGCGCATCGTGCCGGAAGAGGATATGCCGTTCCTCCCGGACGGGACGCCGGTGGACATCGTGCTCAACCCGCTGGGCGTGCCGTCGCGAATGAACGTCGGGCAGATCCTCGAGACCCACCTCGGGTGGGCGGCGAAGATCCTCGGCTTCTACGCGAAGACCCCGGTGTTCCAGGGCGCGAACGAGCGCGAGATCGGGCTCTGCCTGCGGATGGCGGGCCTGGAGTGGGTGCGCGGTGCGCTGGAGCTGGAGACGCCGGCGCCGGGCTTTACGGCCGACGAGCTGCGGTCCATCCTCGACGACCTGCGGCCGAGCCAGGCCGAGGCGGACAAGGTGGAGCTGCTGCACGACGCGACGCTGAACGACCTGAACGGGCGCGGGATGAGCGCGCCGGCGAAGGCCGCGTACCAGCGCGCCTTCGAGTACCTGTCCGGTGCGGCCAAGGAACTGGCGGCGCGCGAGCGGGTGGCCACGCAGCACGCGGTGGCGCACCACACGGCGCAGCTGGATGCCGAGGACGTGACGGCGGCGCAGAAGGCGGAGCTGAAGAAGGCGATCAAGGAGCTCGAGAAGCGCGCCGAGCTGGACGACGCGGCGCTGCTCGAGGCGATGGGTCGCCCGGCGCTGTCGGCGATGCTGGGCAAGAAGAGCGAGGCCGACCTGGACGCGGCGGCCCGCGAGCTGATGACCGTGGGCGGAATGATGCCAGGCGGGAAGATCCGCCTGCGCGACGGCCGCACGGGCGAGACCTTCGCCAACCCGGTGACGGTGGGCCAGGTCTATATGCTGAAGCTGAGCCACCTCGTGGACGACAAGATCCACGCGCGCTCGATCGGCCCCTACTCGCTGGTCACGCAGCAGCCGCTGGCGGGCAAGGCGCAGTTCGGCGGCCAGCGCTTCGGCGAGATGGAAGTGTGGGCGCTGGAGGCCTACGGCGCGGCGCACACCCTGCAGGAGATCCTGACGGTCAAGTCGGACGACGTGAACGGCCGTTCGCGCGTGTACGAGGCGATCGTGAAGGGCCAGAACTTGCCGGAGCCGGGCACGCCGGAGTCGTTCAACGTGCTCGTGAAGGAACTGCAGGCGCTGGGCATCCACGTGACGATGGATTCGCACGCTGAAGGCGGGCACCAGGGCATTTCGTCTCCCTTCGGCACCGAGGAGTAA
- the rplL gene encoding 50S ribosomal protein L7/L12 yields the protein MANATLSKDEILEAIGNMSVIELTDLIEAFKTKFNVTIAAVAAGAPAGGAGGGAAAAEEKTEFDVVLKDAGGKKIQVIKVVRELTGLGLKEAKDMVDGAPQTLKAGVSKDEAAAVKAKLEAEGAVVEVK from the coding sequence ATGGCTAACGCGACCCTTTCCAAGGACGAGATCCTCGAGGCGATCGGCAATATGTCGGTCATCGAGCTCACCGACCTGATCGAGGCGTTCAAGACCAAGTTCAACGTGACCATCGCTGCCGTCGCCGCTGGCGCGCCGGCGGGTGGCGCGGGTGGTGGCGCCGCCGCCGCCGAGGAGAAGACGGAGTTCGACGTCGTCCTCAAGGATGCCGGTGGCAAGAAGATCCAGGTCATCAAGGTGGTGCGCGAGCTCACCGGCCTCGGCCTCAAGGAGGCCAAGGATATGGTGGACGGCGCGCCGCAGACCCTGAAGGCCGGCGTCTCGAAGGACGAGGCGGCCGCGGTCAAGGCCAAGCTCGAGGCCGAGGGCGCGGTCGTCGAGGTCAAGTAA
- the rplJ gene encoding 50S ribosomal protein L10, translating into MKRSDKDQLVAELKGKLEGAAAVYYTDFTGLNVKSMTTLRRRFRKAGVEYVVIKNTLALRAVNEAGLTGQTLKGPTGVVVAKDAIAAAKLLADFAKENDSKPSIKGGLWDGKAVDEATVKKLASMPTREEALSILVGTFNSVLSMFALALEAKKTQLEGSN; encoded by the coding sequence ATGAAGCGATCCGACAAGGACCAGCTCGTCGCCGAGCTGAAGGGCAAGCTCGAGGGCGCCGCTGCGGTCTATTACACGGACTTCACCGGTCTCAACGTGAAGTCGATGACGACCCTCCGCCGCCGCTTCCGCAAGGCCGGCGTGGAGTACGTGGTCATCAAGAACACCCTCGCGCTGCGCGCGGTGAACGAGGCTGGCCTCACCGGCCAGACGCTCAAGGGGCCCACGGGCGTCGTGGTGGCGAAGGATGCCATCGCCGCGGCCAAGCTCCTCGCCGACTTCGCGAAGGAAAACGACTCGAAGCCGTCCATCAAGGGCGGGCTCTGGGACGGCAAGGCCGTAGACGAGGCGACGGTGAAGAAGCTCGCCTCGATGCCGACCCGCGAAGAGGCGCTGTCGATCCTCGTTGGCACGTTCAACAGCGTGCTCTCGATGTTCGCCCTCGCCCTCGAGGCGAAGAAGACGCAGCTCGAAGGTTCGAACTAA
- the rplA gene encoding 50S ribosomal protein L1, which yields MKTHGKKYRAAAEKIAAGTLHTPKAALEAVKNAAFAKFDETVEIAVRLGVDPRHADQVVRGTVVLPAGTGKSVRVLVIAVGDKAKEAEAAGADFVGTEFIQKIKDGWTDFDVMIATPDQMGQVGQLGRVLGPRGLMPNPKAGTVTFNVAQAVKETKAGKIEFRVDKAGNVQAAIGKVSFGLEALEQNFGAFMDQIIRSKPAASKGVYVKTVAVSSTMGPGLRIDTTPYR from the coding sequence ATGAAGACGCACGGCAAGAAGTACCGCGCCGCGGCCGAGAAGATCGCCGCCGGCACGCTGCACACCCCGAAGGCCGCCCTCGAGGCCGTCAAGAACGCGGCGTTCGCCAAGTTCGACGAGACGGTCGAGATCGCGGTGCGCCTCGGTGTGGATCCCCGCCACGCGGACCAGGTGGTCCGTGGCACGGTGGTGCTCCCCGCCGGCACGGGTAAGTCGGTCCGCGTCCTCGTCATCGCCGTCGGCGACAAGGCGAAGGAAGCCGAGGCCGCCGGCGCCGACTTCGTCGGCACGGAGTTCATCCAGAAGATCAAGGATGGCTGGACGGACTTCGACGTGATGATCGCCACGCCGGACCAGATGGGCCAGGTCGGCCAGCTGGGTCGCGTGCTCGGTCCCCGCGGCCTGATGCCGAACCCGAAGGCGGGCACGGTCACGTTCAATGTGGCCCAGGCAGTCAAGGAGACGAAGGCGGGCAAGATCGAGTTCCGCGTCGACAAGGCTGGCAATGTCCAGGCCGCGATCGGCAAGGTCTCGTTCGGGCTCGAGGCCCTCGAGCAGAACTTCGGCGCGTTTATGGACCAGATCATCCGGTCCAAGCCCGCCGCGTCGAAGGGCGTGTACGTCAAGACCGTCGCCGTGAGCTCCACGATGGGGCCCGGCCTGCGAATCGACACCACCCCGTACCGGTAA
- the rplK gene encoding 50S ribosomal protein L11, with the protein MAKKVTGFVKLQIPAGKANPAPPVGTALGPQGINIMAFCKEFNSKTQGQDAILPVEITIYADKSFTFILKTPPAAFLVKKEAGIEKGSGQPNRNKVGAITQAQVRKIAELKMPDLNTDSLEGAMAMIAGAARSMGVEVKG; encoded by the coding sequence ATGGCCAAGAAGGTCACCGGTTTCGTCAAACTGCAGATCCCTGCAGGCAAGGCGAATCCGGCCCCGCCGGTCGGTACGGCTCTCGGTCCGCAGGGCATCAACATCATGGCATTCTGCAAGGAGTTCAACTCCAAGACGCAGGGCCAGGATGCGATCCTGCCGGTCGAGATCACCATCTATGCCGACAAGTCCTTCACCTTCATCCTGAAGACGCCGCCCGCGGCGTTCCTCGTGAAGAAGGAAGCTGGTATCGAGAAGGGCTCGGGTCAGCCGAACCGCAACAAGGTCGGCGCGATCACGCAGGCGCAGGTCCGGAAGATCGCCGAACTCAAGATGCCCGACCTCAACACCGATTCGCTCGAGGGCGCGATGGCGATGATCGCCGGCGCCGCGCGGTCGATGGGCGTGGAGGTGAAGGGATGA
- the nusG gene encoding transcription termination/antitermination factor NusG produces MTHRWYAVQTTSGHENKVRTLIQRKIDADPAAPDERRIRQALVPTEQVVEIKNGKKVTVDRKVYPGYVLVEMAISEETLHTINAIQGVIKFVGSKDREPQALRDDEVKRLLGIAVEEEVAAPKEEIPFLVGQAVAITDGPFTDFNGTVEDVMADKGKVRVSVSLFGRPTSVELDYLQLKGH; encoded by the coding sequence GTGACCCATCGCTGGTACGCCGTCCAGACGACCTCTGGCCACGAGAACAAGGTGCGCACGCTGATCCAGCGGAAGATCGACGCGGATCCGGCGGCGCCCGACGAACGGCGCATCCGGCAGGCGCTGGTCCCGACCGAGCAGGTGGTCGAGATCAAGAACGGCAAGAAGGTGACGGTCGATCGCAAGGTCTACCCGGGCTACGTGCTCGTGGAGATGGCGATCAGCGAGGAGACGCTGCACACGATCAACGCCATCCAGGGCGTGATCAAGTTCGTCGGCTCCAAGGACCGCGAACCGCAGGCGCTGCGGGACGACGAAGTGAAGCGCCTGCTGGGCATCGCGGTGGAAGAGGAAGTGGCCGCTCCGAAGGAGGAGATTCCGTTCCTCGTCGGCCAGGCGGTGGCGATCACGGACGGCCCGTTCACGGATTTCAACGGAACGGTCGAGGACGTGATGGCGGATAAGGGGAAGGTCAGGGTCAGCGTGAGTTTGTTCGGGCGGCCCACTTCGGTGGAGCTCGACTATTTGCAGCTGAAGGGACACTGA
- the secE gene encoding preprotein translocase subunit SecE — MAGEVVQAQPSLPARVANFWNEVVTEMRKVTWPERPQVQQLSIGVIGLSLFIGAVIWLLDLVLQAVLVRGIPALFGA; from the coding sequence GTGGCCGGCGAGGTCGTGCAGGCCCAGCCGTCGCTGCCGGCGCGCGTCGCCAACTTCTGGAACGAAGTGGTGACGGAGATGCGCAAGGTCACGTGGCCGGAGCGCCCGCAGGTGCAGCAGCTCTCGATCGGCGTGATCGGGCTCTCGCTGTTCATCGGCGCGGTGATCTGGCTGCTCGACCTCGTGCTGCAGGCGGTGCTGGTGCGCGGGATTCCGGCACTCTTCGGAGCTTGA
- the rpmG gene encoding 50S ribosomal protein L33 produces the protein MPRDKIILACSECKNRNYFTTKNKRLHPERVEWKKYCPRCNKHMLHKETK, from the coding sequence ATGCCGCGCGACAAGATCATCCTCGCGTGCAGTGAGTGCAAGAACCGCAACTACTTCACCACGAAGAACAAGCGCCTGCACCCGGAGCGCGTCGAGTGGAAGAAGTACTGCCCGCGCTGCAACAAGCACATGCTCCACAAGGAGACGAAGTAA
- a CDS encoding PadR family transcriptional regulator, which translates to MTDLTAGLLAGTLDLLILKTLSFGALHGYGIAQNIRRFSGDALRVEEGSLYPALQRMQVKGWVRSQLQRTPTGRTGRYYELTDDGRTQLGHESESFLRSAAATTRVLRSTAG; encoded by the coding sequence ATGACCGACCTGACCGCCGGACTGCTCGCGGGCACGCTGGACCTGCTCATCCTCAAGACCCTCTCCTTCGGCGCACTGCACGGCTACGGGATCGCCCAGAACATCAGGCGCTTCTCCGGCGACGCCCTGCGCGTCGAGGAGGGCTCGCTGTACCCGGCGCTCCAGCGGATGCAGGTCAAGGGCTGGGTGCGCTCCCAACTGCAACGCACCCCGACCGGACGCACGGGCCGCTACTACGAGCTCACCGACGACGGCCGCACACAGCTCGGCCACGAGTCCGAGAGCTTCCTGCGCTCGGCTGCGGCCACGACGCGCGTGCTGCGGAGCACGGCAGGATGA
- a CDS encoding ABC transporter permease: MTLRELIGRLAAWRRREELDRELTDELQEHLTLLEEEYEREGLSPAEARAAAHRRLGHLASTRAESRDAWGFPALERRLQDLRYALRGLRRSPGFTVAAILTLALGIGANAAMFAVLDRVMFRPYPLLRDPSTVNRVYLQTTFQGRRSTNTVFPYTRFADLQRETQSFSHYAAVSEWRFAVGRGDDTRVRKVAGVSAAFFGFFDAAPVHGRYFTASEDALPLGTTVAVISAAFWRREFGGDDVVGRQLKVGSLDYRIVGVAPADFVGTVSGEPPEVFVPITTIAANLGPYSRDTYWLDYRWDWVEMLVRRKPGVSVEAANADLTQAYVRSRAQARELNPRVMADSLVQPRGLAGPVKTAAGPERGDDATVLLWVSGVAIVVLLIACASVANLMVARLLQRRREVSIRLALGVSRRRLLAQFIAESLLLSALGLAAGLVFAQWSGTLIRALLLPEGSAFNLAQDARTFAVGIALVLLTTLLTALGPMVIAGRGELGAMLRGGGRDGAARRSRVRSALLVFQVALSVVLLIGAGLFVRSFGAARALPLGYDAGPVVEAVLDARGESLGDEQQAQLQRQMLEAAEAIPGVEAATTMNTRLFRSNTADLWVPGVDSVASLGRFNFQLGSPSYFQVMRIAIIRGRGFDASDRQGSVRVAIVSEAMAERLWPDREALGQCLHVSLGDGGPAIGAPCTTVVGIAGNTRQQALVDDDPMLTYYLVAEQFAPGALLPIALRLRTSDPTAHVERIRAALTRAMPGDGLAVVRPMQEMVDNQSSAWRLGATLFTMFGGLALLVASVGLYGVISYDVTTRAHELGLRRALGAQAGDVLRLVVGQGLRVTALGVIVGALLALGASRWVEPLLFRVRATDPVTYAAVLGTMLAVALVASLVPARRALGADPMQALRGE, encoded by the coding sequence ATGACCCTGCGCGAACTCATAGGCAGGCTCGCGGCCTGGCGACGCCGTGAGGAACTCGACCGCGAGCTGACGGACGAGCTGCAGGAGCACCTCACGCTACTCGAGGAGGAGTATGAGCGCGAAGGGCTCTCCCCCGCCGAGGCCCGCGCGGCCGCGCACCGACGCCTCGGCCACCTCGCCAGCACCCGCGCCGAGAGCCGTGACGCCTGGGGCTTTCCGGCTCTGGAGCGTCGGCTGCAGGACTTACGCTACGCCCTGCGCGGGCTGCGCCGCAGCCCCGGCTTCACCGTGGCGGCCATCCTCACGCTGGCACTCGGCATCGGGGCCAACGCCGCGATGTTCGCCGTGCTGGACCGCGTGATGTTCCGGCCGTATCCGCTGCTGCGCGACCCCTCCACGGTGAACCGCGTCTACCTACAGACGACCTTCCAGGGACGCCGCAGCACCAACACGGTGTTCCCGTATACGCGCTTCGCCGACCTGCAGCGTGAGACGCAGTCGTTCTCGCACTACGCCGCCGTCTCCGAATGGCGCTTCGCCGTCGGCCGGGGCGACGACACCCGCGTGCGCAAGGTCGCCGGCGTCAGTGCCGCGTTCTTCGGCTTCTTCGACGCGGCACCCGTGCACGGCCGCTACTTCACCGCCAGCGAAGACGCCCTCCCGCTTGGCACCACCGTCGCGGTGATCAGCGCCGCATTCTGGCGCCGCGAATTCGGCGGCGACGACGTCGTCGGTCGCCAGCTCAAGGTCGGCTCCCTCGACTACCGCATCGTCGGCGTGGCGCCGGCGGACTTCGTCGGAACCGTCAGTGGCGAACCGCCGGAGGTGTTCGTCCCCATCACCACGATCGCGGCGAACCTCGGCCCCTACTCGCGCGACACCTATTGGCTGGACTACCGATGGGACTGGGTGGAGATGCTCGTGCGCCGCAAGCCCGGCGTCAGCGTCGAAGCCGCCAACGCCGACCTCACGCAGGCCTACGTGCGCAGCCGCGCCCAGGCGCGCGAGCTGAACCCGCGCGTGATGGCCGACTCCCTGGTGCAGCCGCGTGGACTGGCGGGGCCGGTCAAGACGGCGGCCGGACCCGAACGGGGCGACGACGCCACCGTGTTGCTCTGGGTCTCTGGAGTGGCCATCGTCGTGCTGCTCATCGCCTGCGCCAGCGTCGCAAATCTGATGGTCGCGCGGCTGCTGCAGCGGCGGCGCGAGGTCAGCATCCGACTCGCCCTGGGCGTCTCTCGCCGACGGCTGCTGGCGCAGTTCATTGCTGAGAGCCTGCTGCTCTCCGCGTTGGGTTTGGCTGCCGGGCTGGTCTTCGCGCAGTGGAGTGGCACGCTCATCCGGGCGCTGCTGCTGCCGGAGGGCTCGGCGTTCAACCTCGCGCAGGACGCACGCACCTTCGCGGTGGGCATCGCGCTGGTGCTGCTCACCACGCTGCTGACAGCGCTTGGGCCGATGGTCATCGCCGGCCGCGGCGAACTGGGCGCGATGCTCCGAGGCGGTGGCCGCGACGGGGCGGCGCGGCGCTCGCGCGTGCGCAGCGCCTTGCTGGTCTTCCAGGTGGCGCTCTCGGTGGTGCTGCTCATCGGGGCGGGGTTGTTCGTGCGCAGTTTCGGCGCGGCACGCGCACTGCCCTTGGGCTACGATGCCGGGCCGGTGGTGGAGGCCGTGCTCGATGCGCGCGGCGAATCGCTGGGCGACGAGCAGCAGGCCCAGCTCCAGCGCCAGATGCTCGAGGCGGCGGAGGCGATCCCCGGCGTGGAAGCCGCCACGACGATGAACACCCGCCTCTTCCGCAGCAACACTGCGGACCTCTGGGTACCCGGCGTGGACTCGGTGGCCAGCCTCGGCCGCTTCAACTTCCAGCTCGGGTCACCGTCGTACTTCCAGGTGATGCGGATCGCCATCATCCGCGGACGCGGCTTCGACGCGTCGGACCGCCAAGGGTCCGTGCGAGTCGCGATCGTCAGCGAAGCGATGGCCGAGCGGCTCTGGCCCGACCGCGAGGCGCTGGGCCAGTGCCTCCACGTGAGCCTCGGCGACGGCGGCCCGGCCATCGGCGCGCCCTGCACCACCGTCGTAGGGATCGCAGGCAACACGCGGCAGCAGGCGCTGGTCGACGACGATCCGATGCTGACGTACTACCTGGTGGCCGAGCAGTTCGCGCCGGGGGCGTTGCTACCGATCGCCCTCAGGCTGCGGACATCGGACCCCACCGCACACGTCGAGCGCATCCGGGCCGCGCTCACCCGCGCGATGCCTGGCGACGGACTCGCGGTCGTGCGCCCGATGCAGGAGATGGTGGACAACCAGAGTTCGGCCTGGCGGCTCGGGGCCACGCTGTTCACGATGTTCGGCGGCCTCGCGCTGCTGGTAGCGTCGGTGGGCCTCTACGGCGTAATCAGCTACGACGTCACCACCCGCGCACACGAGCTTGGCCTGCGCCGTGCACTCGGCGCGCAGGCCGGCGACGTGCTGCGCCTGGTGGTGGGGCAAGGACTGCGGGTGACGGCGCTCGGCGTCATCGTCGGGGCACTGCTGGCGCTGGGCGCCTCGCGCTGGGTGGAGCCGCTGCTGTTCCGGGTGCGGGCCACCGACCCCGTCACCTATGCGGCCGTACTCGGCACGATGTTGGCGGTGGCGCTCGTCGCGAGCCTCGTGCCCGCCCGCCGCGCGCTGGGCGCCGACCCGATGCAGGCCCTGCGCGGCGAATGA